A single region of the Lacerta agilis isolate rLacAgi1 chromosome 9, rLacAgi1.pri, whole genome shotgun sequence genome encodes:
- the ENOPH1 gene encoding enolase-phosphatase E1, whose protein sequence is MVGFAVPAEVSVLLLDIEGTTTPIAFVKDTLFSYIKDNIREYLRAHWEEEECQEDVGLLRKQAEEDAHMDGAVPIPLETRDGEEEVERIIQAVIDNVHWQMSLDRKTTALKQLQGHIWRAAYENGRLKGEFFDDVVPAVRKWREAGMKVYIYSSGSVEAQKLFFGNSTEGDISELFDGHFDTKIGPKVDSESYQRIAASIGCSTSNILFLTDVTREADAAEEVDMHVAIVVRPGNAGLTDDEKSYYRLITSFNELFLPSST, encoded by the exons ATGGTGGGCTTCGCCGTCCCCGCAGAAGTCAGCGTGCTCCTCCTGGATATCGAAGGCACGACAACACCCATCGCGTTTGTCAAG GATACTCTGTTTTCCTACATTAAAGACAACATCCGAGAGTACCTTCGTGCAcactgggaggaagaggagtgccaAGAAGACGTCGGCCTTCTGAGAAAACAG GCTGAAGAAGATGCTCACATGGATGGAGCGGTGCCCATCCCGCTGGAGACCagggatggagaggaggaggtggagcgcATCATCCAGGCCGTCATAGACAACGTCCACTGGCAGATGTCTTTAGACAGGAAGACGACCGCCTTGAAGCAGCTCCAAGGCCACATATGGAGGGCAGCGTACGAAAACGGCCGCCTGAAGGGAGA GTTCTTTGATGATGTGGTTCCAGCAGTGAGGAAATGGAGAGAAGCAGGGATGAAAGTTTACATCTATTCCTCTGGGAGCGTTGAGGCGCAGAAGCTCTTTTTTGGGAACTCTACGGAAGGCGATATTTCCGAG ctctttgatgGCCACTTTGACACCAAAATAGGCCCGAAAGTGGACAGCGAGAGTTACCAGAGGATTGCCGCAAGCATTGGGTGTTCCACAAGCAACATACTGTTCTTGACGGATGTCACTCGGG AGGCAGATGCCGCAGAAGAAGTTGACATGCACGTGGCGATAGTAGTCCGGCCGGGCAACGCAGGCCTGACAGACGACGAGAAATCTTACTATAGACTCATAACCTCTTTCAACGAACTCTTCTTGCCGTCCTCCACTTAA